From the genome of Bacteroidota bacterium:
CAGATCATCAGAAGTCTTCGGAGAAGTATGTTGAGAAACGAAGGATCTGAATTCTTTAAGTTCTTGAATCTCTTTTTTCGCATCAGGATGTTTTTTCAGATACGCATCTAACGTAGCCTGTTCACCCTCATTTAATTCTCCATAAATGGAGAGATACATCAATTCTTTATATTCTTCTTTTTTCATTGTTGTTTGTAGAGATCGTGTAAGTGGGTTCGCATCTTCAGTGTTGCTTCAAATAGATATTTTTTAACTGTTCCCTCTGCACAATTCATCATTGCGGCAATTTCTTTCAGTTTATAATCCTGATAATGTCGCAGTGTAAAGACCAATTTTTGCTGCGGCGACAATTCCTGAAGTGCAATTTCAATTCGGTCTGAGATTTCATTGCCGTGAAGCAGTGCGTCTGTTTCATTATCGCTCACAGCATATTCACTCATAGATTCATTATTATCTTCTTCTTCTATCGATACAGTCGATGTTCGTTTTGTTTTTTCTTTATGCGTTAAACAAACATTTGTGGCAATTCTAAACAGCCATGTTGAAAATTCGCTTTTTTGTTGAAACTTTGGCAGTCCTTTAAAAACACGAATAAATGTCTCTTGATAAATATCTTTCGCATCGTCGGAACTTCTCGTGAACCGTGCTGCAATAGTGAGCACGTCCTGATCATAACGATAGATAAGCTGCTCAAATGCAATTGCATTTCCGGCAATGGATTGCTCAATAAGTTCTTCGTCTGTTTGCGCCATATGACTGCGTTTAGGTATTAGACCTATGATATTTCAAAATGGTTGTGGTCAACATACAACAATTTCGGAAAACGTTTTGTGACTGACTCAAGCTTCTTGTATTGGTTAAAACAAGTGTTTTTTTATACGATGGAAATGCTCAATGGATACACTTTCTCTTTAATAGAAGATCATAAAGAAAAATGTAACACCGATAATACTTCTTGCTATATATCTGTTTTGCAATTACTTTCTTCTAGAACAAATAAAAAACCATTTTTTTCCATCTTTTATCAATAAATATGCTTCCTTAAAGATATGATTTTCATAAAGAAATCCCGATTTAGCATCCTATGGTTTTTTTTCCTTTTTTCCGTCGCGTTTTCTCAAGAAGATGAACTTTCCTTCAGTTTGGAACGACAAGAGACAAAATCCACGGTAATACTTCGTTCGATAAAAAAACTTCCGTGTAAAAACTATAAATTTGATACACGAGACTACCAAAACGCAGATACTATCATCATCATAGTCCGAGATTTTCTTGCACCAACGCCATGCAACGGACCAAGAGCAATTGCCGAAGATAAATTAACATTAACGCCTCCAGCAAAACGGTTCTATTTGAAATTCTGGTATAAAGGAAAGTATGATAAGTGGAGGATATTCCAGCACGACACAGCATATTTCGTGCGACCTGA
Proteins encoded in this window:
- a CDS encoding RNA polymerase sigma factor, yielding MAQTDEELIEQSIAGNAIAFEQLIYRYDQDVLTIAARFTRSSDDAKDIYQETFIRVFKGLPKFQQKSEFSTWLFRIATNVCLTHKEKTKRTSTVSIEEEDNNESMSEYAVSDNETDALLHGNEISDRIEIALQELSPQQKLVFTLRHYQDYKLKEIAAMMNCAEGTVKKYLFEATLKMRTHLHDLYKQQ